One genomic region from Halorussus rarus encodes:
- a CDS encoding helix-turn-helix transcriptional regulator — MGARQFATSLAAALCLAAAVGAAVGGASGAAGGGATVDATQARLQQVTPDTVVLDVRVFENGTAAWQVVYRTRLDDPDTTAAFRSYKADIETNSTRYSRQFVGRMNSTIRSAEQSTGREMRGTNYSVRAEIREFPQRYGVVAYSFRWHGFAAVSDDRLRVGDSLSGLILNEKTRLLVKWPEGYEAASVQPKPEMGYEKREHAVIWNGPIEFAGNEPQIVLDAPGAGGLDVPWMPLAAATGTLAALAALLGAGWWLYRNGTEHDDDGGADEPPEDLLSNEERVLRLLERRGGRVKQKAVVDELGWTEAKTSQVVGSLREEGEIESFRLGRENVLALARERQQS, encoded by the coding sequence ATGGGGGCGCGACAGTTCGCAACGTCGCTCGCCGCGGCCCTCTGTCTCGCGGCCGCGGTCGGCGCGGCAGTCGGCGGGGCGTCCGGCGCCGCCGGCGGCGGAGCGACCGTAGACGCGACGCAGGCCCGATTGCAGCAGGTGACGCCCGACACCGTGGTCCTCGACGTCCGGGTGTTCGAGAACGGCACCGCGGCGTGGCAGGTCGTCTACCGCACGCGGCTCGACGACCCGGACACGACCGCGGCGTTCCGGAGCTACAAGGCCGACATCGAGACCAACTCCACGCGGTACAGCCGGCAGTTCGTCGGCCGGATGAACAGCACCATCCGGAGCGCCGAGCAGTCGACCGGCCGCGAGATGCGGGGGACGAACTACTCGGTCAGGGCCGAGATCCGTGAGTTCCCCCAGCGGTACGGCGTGGTGGCCTACTCGTTCCGGTGGCACGGGTTCGCCGCGGTCTCGGACGACCGGCTCCGGGTCGGCGACTCGCTGTCGGGGCTCATCCTCAACGAGAAGACCCGGCTGCTGGTCAAGTGGCCCGAGGGGTACGAGGCCGCGTCGGTCCAGCCCAAGCCCGAGATGGGCTACGAGAAGCGCGAGCACGCGGTCATCTGGAACGGCCCCATCGAGTTCGCGGGCAACGAGCCCCAGATCGTGCTCGACGCGCCCGGCGCAGGCGGACTCGACGTGCCGTGGATGCCGCTCGCCGCCGCGACGGGGACGCTCGCCGCGCTCGCGGCGCTGCTCGGCGCCGGCTGGTGGCTCTACCGCAACGGGACCGAGCACGACGACGACGGGGGCGCCGACGAGCCGCCCGAGGACCTGCTGAGCAACGAGGAGCGGGTGCTCCGGCTGCTCGAGCGCCGGGGCGGCCGGGTCAAGCAGAAGGCGGTGGTCGACGAGCTCGGCTGGACCGAGGCCAAGACCAGCCAGGTGGTCGGCAGCCTCCGGGAGGAGGGCGAGATAGAGAGCTTCCGGCTGGGTAGGGAGAACGTACTCGCGCTGGCCCGGGAACGGCAGCAGTCCTGA
- a CDS encoding DUF7096 domain-containing protein has protein sequence MKPSVVLLIGAVALIGATGAVAADGGQSGAVGEAMGVGPESQSWPGGDPQTNGNNSTSVSPGQQLAGAVGAQGASLGGELWNRTLTDRLANATTPSERARVVADENETLTEHLDALTGVRANLTEKWEDGDLSEGRYRTSLSAFVVRARTVELRANQTARAAENLSVFVRERYEINVTRIRHLADRAHELHQFEGPIGREVADSTLANESALVAGNESAPAAGNRTTGWPSETNDP, from the coding sequence ATGAAACCGAGCGTGGTCCTGCTGATTGGCGCCGTCGCCCTGATCGGCGCGACGGGCGCGGTCGCAGCGGACGGCGGACAGAGTGGGGCCGTCGGGGAAGCCATGGGCGTCGGACCTGAATCGCAGTCGTGGCCGGGCGGCGACCCGCAGACCAACGGTAACAACTCGACGAGCGTGTCGCCGGGCCAGCAGCTCGCCGGCGCGGTCGGCGCCCAGGGCGCGTCGCTCGGCGGCGAGCTCTGGAACCGGACGCTCACCGACCGGCTCGCGAACGCGACCACCCCGAGCGAGCGGGCGCGGGTCGTCGCCGACGAGAACGAGACGCTGACCGAGCACCTCGACGCGCTGACGGGCGTCCGGGCGAACCTCACCGAGAAATGGGAAGACGGCGACCTCTCGGAGGGACGGTACCGGACCTCGCTGTCGGCGTTCGTGGTCCGGGCCCGGACCGTCGAGCTCCGGGCGAACCAGACCGCCCGGGCGGCCGAGAACCTGTCGGTGTTCGTCCGCGAGCGCTACGAAATCAACGTGACCCGCATCCGCCACCTGGCCGACCGGGCCCACGAACTCCACCAGTTCGAGGGGCCCATCGGCCGCGAGGTCGCCGACTCGACGCTGGCCAACGAGAGCGCGCTGGTCGCCGGCAACGAGAGCGCGCCGGCCGCGGGGAATCGCACGACAGGGTGGCCGTCCGAGACGAACGACCCGTAG
- a CDS encoding amino acid ABC transporter ATP-binding protein gives MVEFDGVDKFFGSAHVLKDIDLAVENQEVMVVVGPSGSGKSTLLRCVNRLEEIQDGEVRIAGEAITAPDVDVNRLRQKVGMVFQHFNLFPHKTALENVTLAPIRVRGLSKAEATQKGEDLLEEVGLGDQMNSYPAELSGGQQQRVAIARALAMDPEVMLFDEVTSALDPELVGEVLEVMRGLADEGMTMLVVTHEMGFAREVGDRVVLMSDGRVVETGPPTEFFDAPSSDRAKQFLQRVL, from the coding sequence ATGGTCGAGTTCGACGGCGTGGACAAGTTCTTCGGGAGCGCCCACGTCCTCAAGGACATCGACCTCGCGGTCGAGAACCAGGAGGTCATGGTGGTCGTCGGCCCGAGCGGGAGCGGGAAGTCGACGCTGCTGCGCTGCGTCAACCGGCTCGAGGAGATCCAGGACGGCGAAGTCCGCATCGCGGGCGAGGCCATCACCGCGCCCGACGTGGACGTCAACCGGCTCCGCCAGAAGGTCGGGATGGTGTTCCAGCACTTCAACCTCTTCCCGCACAAGACCGCGCTGGAGAACGTCACGCTCGCGCCGATTCGAGTCAGGGGCCTCTCGAAGGCCGAGGCCACTCAGAAGGGCGAGGACCTGCTCGAGGAGGTCGGCCTGGGCGACCAGATGAACTCGTACCCGGCCGAGCTGTCGGGCGGCCAGCAGCAGCGGGTCGCCATCGCCCGCGCGCTCGCGATGGACCCCGAGGTGATGCTGTTCGACGAGGTCACCTCGGCGCTCGACCCCGAACTCGTCGGCGAGGTGCTCGAGGTGATGCGCGGACTCGCCGACGAGGGGATGACGATGCTGGTCGTCACCCACGAGATGGGATTCGCGCGTGAAGTCGGCGACCGGGTGGTGCTGATGTCCGACGGCCGCGTCGTCGAGACGGGGCCGCCGACGGAGTTCTTCGACGCCCCGAGCAGCGACCGGGCCAAGCAGTTCCTCCAGCGGGTGCTGTAG
- a CDS encoding amino acid ABC transporter permease: protein MAGTYQDETTVEQPTEDGFLTDRRVKLAGLAVALTFTAAILAFIGYILLEFVDYELLAAVWPRFVDATLLVIQIVVISSVLALIGGVFVGLGRVSRTSLTQSIATAYVEFFRGTPLLFQLFIIYLGIPQLWPASWGPFPATNWSFAAAVIGLTLNHAAYTGEAVKGGINAVPDGQMEAARSLGMSYVDSMREVILPQASRNALAAIGNDLVILVKDTSLLTVLAVPEIISVFRNINSNQFDAWTPIVLVSISYLVITLPLMRTVRYFEARAEWGSGDEDDEDDESNDWLNWGDH, encoded by the coding sequence ATGGCTGGAACATATCAAGACGAAACGACCGTAGAACAACCGACTGAGGACGGGTTCCTCACCGACCGGCGTGTCAAGCTGGCCGGGCTGGCGGTCGCGCTCACGTTCACCGCGGCCATCCTCGCGTTCATCGGCTACATCCTGCTGGAGTTCGTCGACTACGAGCTGCTGGCCGCGGTCTGGCCGCGGTTCGTGGACGCGACGCTGCTCGTCATCCAGATCGTCGTCATCTCCAGCGTGCTCGCGCTGATCGGCGGGGTGTTCGTCGGGCTCGGGCGGGTGTCGCGCACCTCGCTCACGCAGTCGATCGCCACGGCCTACGTCGAGTTCTTCCGGGGGACCCCGCTGCTGTTCCAACTGTTCATCATCTACCTCGGCATCCCCCAGCTCTGGCCGGCGTCGTGGGGACCGTTCCCCGCGACGAACTGGAGTTTCGCGGCGGCCGTCATCGGGCTGACGCTGAACCACGCCGCCTACACCGGCGAGGCGGTCAAGGGCGGTATCAACGCGGTCCCGGACGGCCAGATGGAGGCCGCCCGGTCGCTCGGGATGTCGTACGTCGACTCGATGCGCGAGGTCATCCTGCCGCAGGCCTCGCGCAACGCGCTGGCGGCCATCGGCAACGACCTCGTCATCCTCGTCAAGGACACGTCGCTGCTGACGGTGCTCGCGGTCCCGGAGATCATCAGCGTGTTCCGGAACATCAACTCCAACCAGTTCGACGCCTGGACCCCCATCGTGCTGGTGTCCATCTCCTACCTCGTCATCACGCTCCCGCTCATGCGGACGGTCAGGTACTTCGAGGCCAGGGCGGAGTGGGGGTCCGGCGACGAAGACGACGAAGACGACGAATCGAACGACTGGCTCAACTGGGGTGACCACTGA
- a CDS encoding basic amino acid ABC transporter substrate-binding protein: MKRRTFVKGTGTAAGGLTLAGCLGGSGGEGTTTTESSGETTTADSGDESTTTESSEYDVEEPLSIGSDIPYKPFEYRTTSGELTGFDVDIAKAVFGEEMGLEYEFNKTSFDTIIPSLNNGNFRIIMSAMTINDKRDEKVDFSDPYFTAYQTVAIRKDGDISKLDDLKGKTVAVQKGTTGEAAAEDLKKEFDGDLTIDSYDQITGAFNALLNNQAVAVVNDNTVNAQYVSDRDGVVFLEGEGQAADQGKDAPDYLTLTVEEYGIAFRQDDDTFREQVNEALAAIKESGRYDEIYAEYFE; the protein is encoded by the coding sequence ATGAAACGACGTACCTTCGTCAAGGGAACCGGCACCGCCGCCGGCGGACTGACGCTCGCCGGCTGTCTCGGCGGCTCCGGCGGTGAGGGAACGACCACCACCGAGTCGTCCGGCGAGACGACGACCGCGGACTCGGGCGACGAGTCCACGACGACCGAATCGTCCGAGTACGACGTCGAGGAACCGCTCTCTATCGGGTCGGACATCCCGTACAAGCCGTTCGAGTACCGGACCACCAGCGGCGAACTCACCGGGTTCGACGTGGACATCGCGAAGGCCGTGTTCGGCGAGGAGATGGGCCTCGAATACGAGTTCAACAAGACCAGCTTCGACACCATCATTCCGAGTCTGAACAACGGGAACTTCCGGATCATCATGTCCGCGATGACCATCAACGACAAGCGCGACGAGAAGGTCGACTTCTCCGATCCCTACTTCACCGCGTACCAGACGGTCGCCATCCGCAAGGACGGCGACATCTCGAAGCTCGACGATCTCAAGGGCAAGACGGTCGCGGTCCAGAAGGGCACGACCGGCGAGGCCGCCGCCGAGGACCTCAAGAAGGAGTTCGACGGCGACCTCACCATCGACAGCTACGACCAGATCACCGGCGCGTTCAACGCGCTGCTGAACAACCAGGCGGTCGCGGTCGTCAACGACAACACCGTCAACGCCCAGTACGTCTCCGATCGAGACGGCGTGGTCTTCCTCGAGGGCGAGGGCCAGGCGGCCGACCAGGGCAAGGACGCGCCCGACTACCTCACGCTGACGGTCGAGGAGTACGGCATCGCGTTCCGGCAGGACGACGACACGTTCCGCGAGCAGGTCAACGAGGCGCTGGCCGCCATCAAGGAGAGCGGTCGGTACGACGAGATCTACGCCGAGTACTTCGAGTAG